In Desulfomonile tiedjei DSM 6799, a genomic segment contains:
- a CDS encoding UvrD-helicase domain-containing protein gives MTSLKPQPPDQKQRDLIVSRLDKSMLVEAAAGTGKTTSMVQRMSALLDRGECLASRLAAVTFTRKSAAELRSRFQIELETRVRDERKGSRETNLQRALGQIDQCFIGTIHSFCARLLRERPVEAGVDISFEEIDEDIDFALRKQAWDEYLARLHATGDPILKNLDALGIRITDLASAFHNHADFSDVEIWPAQEMPPPDLAPAREILLEIVEHVERLKEYFPPNHADCDELMKKYAKVVRMIRHRDLSNPADLVAVMEAFTSVRITRDRWIGCAKDLPKEEEKRWSQYKKDFEPFLTSWKKYCYPICLEAVRPALEIYDRLRTQSGKLNYQDLLTKAAELLRDKPHIRKYFRNRITHLLVDEFQDTDPLQAQVMMFLTADDPDETDWQKCRPFPGSLFVVGDPKQSIYRFRRADIVTYNKVRDIIIESGGLLITLQANFRTTAPLIAWINDSFTNHFPTLASPQSPVYVPLLPGTPGISGNGEHLSCLKLSGSPDSREHEIECIVRTIYRTVTEGRVIVKSSGEERPARYGDFLIVTRYKKNLGLFSAKLQEYGIPHQVVGGNSMNQSRELALLHTLLYAVVRPYDPVALVAALRSELFGVSDSALYDFKQQNGEFSYYAEIPEGLETEDTRALSEAFSWLRTCSSLLRRLPIPAAVEKIAADIGLNVKAALGQGGNVQAGSLAKAIELLRNLRSEMWSASQTVEYIGQLVRSQEEHDGIPALPHPDEAVRVMNLHKVKGLEAPVVFLADPSGEGRPNKIDLNIDRSGEQVKGYMAIRGPRINFYQRTIALPSDWESRENAEREFEEAETKRLLYVAATRAGSHLIITQKDKYNNQNPWRFFEPYLKKSKPIELLPEVVTAKESPQSISIAESSESLAQIPGSWSRILSPTYQVTSAKVISHDMQRPAQRMGEHGTEWGSVIHRMLQVALLDDKIDLTTLADSALAEYGMDSDLKGDAVQTVLSVRSSAIWKRAMDSRRKYVEIPFQRLVRDESHNSVDMILRGVIDLVFLENSGWVIVDYKTDRYGASPDRLVELYRSQIDNYVNSWKEMTGETVTEAGLYFVSQGEYVRCFSPHTEPHETQLSLRF, from the coding sequence GTGACTAGTCTGAAACCCCAGCCTCCGGACCAGAAGCAACGGGATCTCATAGTCTCAAGGCTGGACAAGTCAATGCTTGTAGAAGCAGCGGCTGGGACCGGGAAAACCACGAGCATGGTCCAACGTATGTCAGCGCTGCTTGATAGAGGTGAATGCCTGGCATCCAGACTGGCTGCTGTTACGTTCACACGGAAGAGCGCAGCGGAGTTGCGTTCGAGGTTTCAAATCGAACTGGAAACCCGAGTTCGGGACGAACGAAAAGGCTCGCGCGAAACAAATCTGCAGAGAGCGCTCGGTCAGATCGACCAGTGCTTCATCGGGACAATTCATTCCTTTTGTGCGCGACTTCTTCGAGAAAGGCCGGTTGAAGCAGGAGTTGACATCTCCTTCGAGGAAATCGACGAAGACATCGATTTTGCGCTCCGAAAACAGGCATGGGACGAATACCTGGCTCGGCTCCACGCGACAGGAGACCCTATCCTCAAGAACCTGGATGCCTTGGGCATTCGGATTACGGATCTTGCTTCTGCTTTTCACAACCATGCGGATTTTTCCGACGTGGAAATATGGCCTGCACAGGAGATGCCTCCGCCGGACTTGGCTCCTGCACGTGAGATTCTCCTTGAGATAGTCGAACATGTGGAACGCCTCAAAGAGTACTTTCCTCCCAATCATGCCGACTGCGACGAACTCATGAAGAAGTATGCCAAAGTCGTCCGTATGATCAGGCACCGGGATCTGAGCAATCCTGCGGATTTAGTTGCTGTGATGGAAGCGTTCACTTCCGTACGAATCACCCGTGATAGATGGATCGGATGCGCCAAAGATCTTCCGAAAGAAGAAGAAAAACGCTGGTCGCAGTACAAGAAGGATTTTGAACCTTTCTTAACAAGCTGGAAGAAATATTGCTACCCCATCTGTCTGGAAGCAGTGAGGCCGGCCCTGGAGATCTATGACAGGCTTCGGACACAATCAGGAAAACTTAACTATCAGGATCTTCTCACGAAAGCTGCTGAACTGCTCCGTGATAAACCACATATCAGAAAATACTTCAGGAATCGCATTACGCACTTACTCGTTGATGAGTTTCAAGACACAGACCCGCTCCAAGCGCAAGTAATGATGTTCCTTACTGCTGACGATCCTGATGAAACCGATTGGCAAAAGTGCCGCCCGTTCCCGGGCTCACTTTTCGTTGTTGGTGACCCGAAACAGTCTATTTATCGATTCCGGCGAGCAGATATCGTCACGTATAACAAGGTACGCGATATTATAATTGAGAGCGGAGGACTGCTGATAACGCTCCAGGCCAATTTCCGCACAACCGCACCCCTGATAGCGTGGATAAACGATTCTTTTACGAACCATTTTCCGACGTTGGCCAGCCCGCAATCGCCCGTTTACGTCCCGCTTCTCCCTGGAACACCCGGAATTTCGGGAAACGGCGAACACCTGAGCTGTCTGAAACTCAGCGGTTCTCCTGATTCTCGCGAGCACGAGATCGAATGTATCGTTCGGACTATCTACCGAACGGTGACGGAAGGTAGAGTCATTGTTAAATCGTCGGGAGAAGAGCGTCCAGCAAGATACGGCGATTTTCTCATTGTCACTCGTTACAAGAAGAACCTGGGACTCTTCTCTGCCAAACTGCAGGAATACGGAATTCCCCATCAGGTGGTGGGCGGGAATTCCATGAACCAGTCGAGAGAACTGGCGCTGCTCCACACGTTGCTATACGCAGTGGTCAGGCCGTACGATCCGGTTGCTCTCGTGGCTGCGCTCAGGAGCGAACTTTTTGGTGTGAGCGATTCTGCATTGTACGATTTCAAACAGCAGAATGGAGAATTCTCGTACTATGCGGAAATTCCTGAAGGACTTGAGACTGAAGACACACGCGCTTTATCGGAGGCATTCTCGTGGTTGCGTACATGCTCGAGTTTGCTGAGAAGACTTCCCATTCCTGCAGCAGTGGAGAAGATTGCAGCAGACATCGGTCTCAACGTTAAAGCAGCTCTCGGGCAAGGCGGAAACGTGCAGGCGGGCAGTTTGGCCAAGGCAATTGAATTGCTCAGAAATCTTCGTTCGGAAATGTGGAGCGCTTCACAAACTGTGGAATACATCGGACAACTGGTTCGATCGCAGGAAGAGCATGACGGTATACCCGCCCTGCCCCATCCTGACGAAGCCGTGCGCGTCATGAATCTTCATAAGGTGAAAGGCCTGGAGGCTCCTGTTGTATTTCTGGCAGATCCTTCAGGAGAGGGTCGACCAAACAAGATCGATCTGAACATCGATCGATCCGGCGAACAGGTGAAGGGTTACATGGCCATCAGAGGCCCCAGGATCAATTTTTATCAACGAACTATTGCTCTGCCGTCTGACTGGGAATCGAGAGAAAACGCCGAACGTGAGTTCGAAGAAGCCGAAACAAAGAGACTTCTCTATGTTGCAGCCACTCGAGCCGGTTCGCATCTGATTATTACGCAGAAAGACAAATACAATAATCAAAATCCCTGGCGCTTCTTCGAACCTTACCTAAAAAAATCAAAACCTATAGAGCTCTTGCCTGAAGTCGTTACTGCGAAAGAATCGCCACAATCAATCTCCATTGCCGAATCTTCCGAATCACTGGCGCAAATCCCCGGTTCCTGGTCCCGAATACTCTCGCCGACGTATCAGGTGACCAGTGCAAAAGTGATTTCCCACGATATGCAGCGACCCGCCCAAAGAATGGGCGAGCACGGCACCGAATGGGGTTCGGTAATTCATCGCATGCTCCAGGTGGCGCTGTTGGACGACAAGATCGATCTCACTACGCTTGCCGATTCGGCTCTTGCGGAGTACGGCATGGATTCAGATCTCAAGGGAGACGCAGTACAGACGGTTCTCTCGGTGCGGTCTTCAGCAATCTGGAAACGTGCCATGGATTCTCGCAGGAAATACGTGGAAATACCCTTTCAGAGACTGGTTCGGGACGAATCGCATAATTCGGTCGACATGATTCTTCGAGGAGTAATCGATCTGGTTTTCCTGGAAAACTCCGGGTGGGTAATAGTAGACTACAAAACCGACCGGTACGGAGCTTCTCCGGATCGGCTTGTGGAGCTTTACCGGTCTCAGATCGATAATTACGTGAATTCCTGGAAAGAAATGACGGGAGAAACGGTTACGGAAGCCGGGCTTTACTTTGTTTCTCAAGGAGAATATGTCCGGTGCTTCTCACCCCATACAGAACCTCATGAAACGCAACTCTCATTACGATTTTGA
- a CDS encoding MalY/PatB family protein, translated as MSGASHPIQNLMKRNSHYDFDTPAQRIGTSSDKWAMYEQRGILPFWLADMDFKSAPEIVTALHERIEHGIFGYTSASSELVRVILEMLDRSYGWKVEPDWLVWLPGLVSGINVACRAVGEDGDDVITLIPVYPPFLSAPQRSRRNLIKVLLVHEDNRWQIDFDLLEQTVSTRSRLFLLCNPHNPVGRCYTRDELLTLAEFCMRHGMIICSDEIHCGLVLDKDKHHIPTATLSPEIADRTITLMAASKTFNIPGLGCGFAIIPNDKLRRAFRAAMAGIVPPVNLLGYTATLAAYRDAADWHAALLDYLRSNRELVERRIQEIHGLSMSHVEATYLAWVDTRGTGIKNAVKFFEKANVGLGNGAGFGYPGFLRMTFGCPRAMLEEGLTRMQKALEEAEKPFW; from the coding sequence ATGTCCGGTGCTTCTCACCCCATACAGAACCTCATGAAACGCAACTCTCATTACGATTTTGACACCCCAGCACAGAGAATAGGAACCTCAAGCGACAAGTGGGCGATGTACGAACAACGCGGCATCCTCCCATTCTGGCTCGCGGATATGGATTTCAAATCGGCTCCGGAAATTGTGACGGCTCTACACGAGAGAATCGAACACGGCATATTCGGCTACACATCGGCTTCATCAGAGCTGGTACGCGTCATTCTGGAAATGCTGGACCGTTCCTATGGATGGAAAGTCGAGCCTGATTGGCTGGTGTGGCTTCCGGGTCTGGTGTCCGGTATTAATGTAGCTTGCCGCGCCGTAGGAGAAGACGGAGATGACGTGATCACCTTGATTCCCGTTTATCCGCCATTTCTCTCTGCTCCGCAAAGATCGCGACGAAATCTGATAAAGGTCCTATTAGTACACGAGGACAATAGATGGCAGATCGACTTCGATCTCCTGGAGCAGACTGTCTCGACCCGATCCAGACTGTTTCTGCTGTGCAATCCCCATAATCCGGTAGGTCGCTGCTATACCCGTGACGAGCTTCTGACTCTGGCTGAATTCTGTATGCGGCATGGAATGATCATTTGTTCCGACGAGATTCACTGCGGTCTCGTTCTGGATAAGGACAAACACCACATACCAACGGCAACACTGAGTCCGGAAATAGCAGACCGAACGATAACGCTCATGGCCGCAAGCAAGACTTTCAATATTCCTGGCCTGGGTTGCGGTTTCGCAATCATCCCCAATGACAAGCTTCGGCGGGCATTCCGTGCTGCTATGGCAGGCATTGTGCCTCCGGTCAATCTCCTGGGATACACGGCAACTCTGGCTGCGTACCGGGATGCAGCGGACTGGCATGCGGCACTGCTCGACTATTTAAGGAGCAACCGAGAATTGGTCGAACGCAGGATACAGGAGATTCACGGATTATCGATGTCCCATGTAGAAGCCACATACCTGGCCTGGGTCGACACGCGCGGCACAGGGATCAAGAACGCTGTGAAATTCTTCGAAAAAGCCAATGTGGGGCTTGGCAATGGAGCAGGATTCGGATACCCGGGTTTTCTGAGAATGACCTTCGGGTGTCCGCGTGCAATGCTCGAAGAGGGACTCACCCGTATGCAAAAAGCGTTGGAAGAAGCGGAGAAACCCTTCTGGTAA
- a CDS encoding TraB/GumN family protein yields the protein MFFRRLKERKLKTAWSVSNTKHTSCLVGTAHFFPYSFRSSLKEILADADYALFEGPLDQMHMEQAADSGVVETSDMDLFGALGDSALKEILNVFLPSGTRHASFMNFVQTSPDTAIFDMLRKMKPWMAFFTIYTSFLRRKGWKFSVDMEAYTLAQELNKPIAFLETMPEQIEVLESLSIDNIVDFLSRIEQWDNYTRDFTRWYLEGNLKQIYSNRYGFPTRSPYVIDRRDHILFERMQPYLEKGKTAAFVGIPHIPGIVRLLNEEGYQVEPGSD from the coding sequence ATGTTTTTCAGAAGACTCAAAGAAAGAAAACTGAAGACTGCCTGGAGCGTTTCGAACACCAAGCACACGTCTTGTCTTGTCGGAACTGCTCATTTTTTCCCTTACAGTTTCAGGTCTTCATTGAAGGAGATCCTTGCAGACGCCGATTATGCGTTGTTCGAAGGGCCATTGGATCAGATGCACATGGAGCAAGCTGCGGATTCCGGAGTTGTGGAAACCTCAGACATGGATTTGTTCGGTGCATTAGGGGATAGTGCTCTCAAAGAGATTCTCAATGTGTTCCTTCCTTCCGGTACGAGACACGCTTCTTTCATGAATTTCGTGCAGACCAGTCCTGACACGGCGATATTCGACATGCTGCGCAAAATGAAGCCCTGGATGGCCTTTTTCACCATCTATACGTCGTTCTTGAGGAGAAAAGGCTGGAAGTTTTCTGTGGATATGGAAGCATACACTTTGGCGCAGGAGTTGAATAAACCAATAGCGTTTCTCGAAACCATGCCCGAGCAAATAGAGGTTCTTGAATCGTTATCCATCGATAATATTGTGGACTTCCTCTCGCGAATCGAGCAGTGGGACAATTACACTCGCGATTTCACCAGATGGTACCTGGAAGGAAATTTGAAGCAGATATATTCAAATCGTTACGGATTTCCCACCAGAAGCCCGTATGTGATCGATCGCAGGGATCACATACTCTTCGAGCGCATGCAACCGTACCTGGAAAAAGGCAAGACTGCCGCTTTCGTCGGCATTCCCCACATTCCCGGAATCGTTCGGCTCTTAAATGAAGAGGGATATCAGGTGGAACCCGGAAGCGACTAA
- a CDS encoding radical SAM/SPASM domain-containing protein, producing the protein MEKDLKTTHDVPKKGLSGLVKKIASWFSGPAPEHVPRSAQDTTHSQESHRPWRLLQVETALACNLRCVMCPWKDYRQRAVHGGVMSPEIWEAVRPHLKKAQTVDFTGGGEPLLQPNLAHWIREAKSEGCMAGILTNAVLLNDRTARDLLDTGLDWICISIDGSSKEEYETIRVGANFDQVRQNVEHFSKLRTGKFPKMMINHVMMRANVNQLEQMVRLCADLGIDQINFKQCEVIRDTHGKGLGLFGRTETREIKQFQRAVAAARKLAQKFGMETTASSFLPEERPVCEQDPRNSMFIRYDGLVAPCINLANSGPTVFLGQEVVLPDVHYGTLPECDLQDLWQSELCGFYRRTFEARTREYDNVFMEGLMADSRRTPERMLEMAIKRMPKPPKGCEICHYLYGI; encoded by the coding sequence ATGGAAAAAGATCTAAAAACAACTCATGACGTCCCCAAGAAAGGACTCTCGGGTCTAGTCAAGAAGATAGCGTCGTGGTTTTCCGGACCGGCACCAGAGCACGTACCTCGTTCAGCTCAGGACACAACTCATTCCCAGGAGTCCCACAGGCCCTGGAGGCTCTTGCAGGTCGAGACGGCCCTGGCCTGTAACCTCCGGTGCGTCATGTGTCCATGGAAAGATTATCGGCAAAGAGCTGTTCACGGAGGCGTCATGTCCCCCGAGATCTGGGAGGCAGTGAGGCCCCATTTGAAAAAAGCGCAGACAGTAGACTTTACCGGCGGTGGAGAACCGCTGTTGCAGCCGAATCTGGCTCATTGGATCAGGGAAGCGAAATCCGAAGGTTGCATGGCCGGTATTCTCACCAATGCTGTTCTCCTGAACGACAGGACTGCACGGGATCTGCTCGATACAGGCCTCGATTGGATATGTATATCCATTGACGGTTCAAGCAAGGAAGAATACGAAACCATTCGAGTCGGAGCAAATTTCGATCAGGTGCGGCAGAATGTGGAGCATTTTTCCAAATTGCGGACCGGCAAATTTCCTAAGATGATGATTAATCACGTAATGATGCGGGCCAATGTCAATCAGCTCGAACAAATGGTAAGACTCTGTGCCGACCTGGGAATCGATCAGATCAATTTCAAACAATGTGAGGTCATTCGCGACACTCATGGAAAAGGACTCGGTCTGTTCGGGAGAACGGAAACACGCGAGATAAAACAGTTTCAACGAGCAGTAGCAGCGGCACGGAAGCTCGCTCAAAAATTCGGCATGGAGACCACAGCCTCTTCCTTTCTCCCCGAAGAACGGCCGGTGTGCGAACAAGACCCGAGAAATTCCATGTTCATCAGGTACGACGGCCTGGTTGCTCCATGCATCAATCTGGCAAATAGCGGACCGACTGTTTTTCTCGGGCAAGAAGTTGTATTGCCCGATGTCCATTACGGAACACTACCTGAATGTGACCTTCAGGACCTTTGGCAAAGCGAATTGTGCGGATTTTACCGTCGAACCTTTGAAGCGCGTACAAGAGAATACGACAACGTGTTCATGGAAGGACTGATGGCAGACTCGAGGCGCACGCCGGAGCGTATGCTGGAAATGGCTATCAAACGTATGCCCAAGCCGCCAAAAGGATGTGAGATCTGTCACTATTTATATGGAATCTGA
- a CDS encoding acetamidase/formamidase family protein yields MKSTGNQEPRDDNEGFDRRTVLKYGAAFAGTMVLNQLAASNSNAMNLKRLDATGKYHILGCNAMTSTEGYWDNSTKPVLTMNSGDIVEIETNTHLKGKMIPGAEIEDWMGWYKEVIAKTPDTSFYPDEKTGVQAAKKGAGHHTLTGPISIQGAEPGDMLQIEILDIVPGNYGFNLNPETSFVKLGLLPEDFPKGRLTWYRVDTKKMKFEFLPGIEIPVRPFPGIIGVELPDKGMWSNVPPGKHGGNMDNKELVAGSVLYLPVHVPGAGLKTGDAHYAQGDGEVNLNALEGMFKSMTLRITVRKDLKGLVQEPFASTPTHWIAMGFHTDMLESTKMAVRNAIKFLNKRYGMNDLDCYAFCSMAVDLRVTQVVDLAKGIHAMIPKEYFVGEQFAKKTTLLL; encoded by the coding sequence ATGAAATCAACCGGGAATCAGGAACCTCGAGACGACAACGAAGGTTTCGATCGACGAACAGTTCTTAAATACGGGGCAGCTTTTGCAGGGACGATGGTCTTGAACCAGCTCGCCGCCAGCAACTCTAACGCAATGAATCTTAAACGTTTGGACGCTACCGGCAAATACCACATTTTGGGATGCAATGCCATGACGTCCACCGAAGGATATTGGGACAACTCAACGAAACCGGTTCTGACCATGAATTCCGGTGATATTGTCGAAATCGAGACAAACACCCATTTGAAAGGAAAGATGATCCCCGGGGCGGAGATCGAAGACTGGATGGGCTGGTACAAAGAAGTCATTGCCAAGACTCCGGATACAAGCTTTTACCCGGATGAAAAAACCGGTGTGCAAGCTGCCAAGAAAGGTGCGGGTCACCACACCCTTACAGGACCCATTTCCATACAGGGAGCCGAACCGGGAGACATGCTCCAGATTGAAATTCTCGATATTGTCCCCGGAAACTATGGCTTTAATCTCAATCCGGAGACTTCGTTCGTGAAGCTTGGCCTCCTTCCCGAGGATTTTCCCAAAGGACGACTTACATGGTACAGGGTAGACACAAAGAAGATGAAATTCGAGTTCCTGCCCGGAATCGAAATACCGGTTCGACCGTTTCCTGGCATCATTGGCGTAGAACTCCCGGATAAAGGAATGTGGAGCAATGTTCCTCCAGGAAAGCACGGGGGCAACATGGATAACAAGGAACTTGTCGCCGGCAGCGTGCTCTATCTGCCGGTACACGTTCCCGGCGCGGGTCTGAAAACCGGTGATGCCCACTATGCACAGGGCGACGGCGAGGTGAACCTCAATGCGCTCGAGGGCATGTTCAAGAGCATGACCCTTCGAATTACTGTGCGCAAAGACCTGAAAGGGCTGGTTCAGGAGCCTTTTGCTTCCACACCGACACATTGGATTGCCATGGGGTTTCACACGGACATGCTTGAATCCACCAAAATGGCAGTACGCAATGCTATAAAATTCTTAAACAAACGATACGGTATGAATGACCTTGATTGCTATGCTTTCTGCAGCATGGCGGTCGATCTGCGGGTAACGCAAGTGGTCGATCTAGCGAAAGGTATTCACGCTATGATTCCCAAAGAATACTTCGTTGGGGAGCAGTTTGCCAAGAAGACCACTCTGCTACTGTAG
- a CDS encoding molybdopterin-containing oxidoreductase family protein gives MKSSSRIVKSSCRGCHGVCQVLVHLDGDKIVRVSGDPDSPTSRGFICPKGIAAPDMLYHPDRLKFPMRRIGPRGANEWERISWDAAISEMVDRFDTIRRESGSEYLAVAQGTGRPYTEFTIRFANALGTPNFVNPGHLCYLPRVIASAITMGALPVSDIYEFGGKSPACIINWGCNHVETGASDGMCGSIFKKAAKKAEKLIVIDPRRIGLAEEADHTLQIRPGTDCALALAMIQTIISEGLFDQAFVHDHSFGFDRLAEHVRSFTPEWAEPITRIPSDQIRTVARTYATTKPASIQWGNGIDTSVNGFQTGRALLILMGLTGNIDVPGGNVIWVPPSKIRPKSPLIDMSVAGVQFMPPEKKALILTKGKYPFAPNCHPPTFWKSVITGDPYRVRGIWIVGSNPLLTATQGLTIEKALRDHMEYTVVSDLFMTPTAQLADLVLPAAHWLEQDDVVYMHKIWCVLSRKKLAQIGETRDDRDVIFDVAHRLGLHEAFPWPDRHTYLDWLLEETGMSFDQFKEKNILMSEMRYRKYETDRFHTPSGKFEFYSNVMEHEGRPPMPVYLEPPLSPLSSPELSEKYPFILMSGTKKLEFFHSEMHQIRLLRKMHPNPIVEIHPAAAERCGISDGDWVYVESPYGRARLQARFSEGIATDVVNAEHAWWYPEASPPDYRWKESCANLLYGDDSFDPDTGAEPLKSYLCTVYKDGLERT, from the coding sequence ATGAAATCTTCCTCTCGCATCGTCAAATCGTCTTGCCGCGGCTGCCACGGAGTCTGTCAGGTCCTGGTTCATTTGGACGGAGACAAGATCGTCCGTGTTTCAGGAGACCCTGATAGTCCCACAAGTCGCGGATTCATCTGCCCCAAAGGTATTGCCGCTCCTGACATGCTTTATCATCCTGATCGACTCAAATTCCCAATGCGTCGGATCGGGCCCCGTGGAGCGAACGAGTGGGAAAGGATATCCTGGGACGCTGCAATCAGTGAGATGGTTGACCGATTCGATACTATCCGTAGGGAATCCGGGTCCGAATATCTCGCCGTAGCCCAGGGTACCGGTAGGCCGTACACTGAGTTCACTATTCGTTTTGCAAATGCTCTTGGCACTCCCAACTTCGTCAATCCCGGCCATTTGTGTTATCTGCCCAGGGTCATTGCAAGCGCCATCACCATGGGCGCACTGCCAGTGAGCGACATCTACGAATTCGGTGGAAAGAGCCCTGCCTGCATCATTAATTGGGGTTGCAATCACGTCGAGACCGGAGCTTCAGACGGCATGTGCGGCTCTATATTCAAAAAGGCTGCTAAAAAAGCAGAGAAATTGATTGTTATCGATCCGAGGCGAATTGGGCTTGCCGAGGAAGCAGACCACACGCTGCAAATTCGTCCGGGAACTGATTGCGCTCTGGCTCTGGCCATGATTCAGACAATCATATCCGAAGGCCTCTTCGATCAGGCTTTCGTTCATGACCACTCATTCGGATTCGACCGCCTGGCCGAGCACGTCCGGTCTTTCACACCCGAATGGGCAGAGCCCATAACTCGTATTCCATCCGACCAGATCCGGACAGTGGCACGGACCTACGCCACGACGAAACCGGCAAGCATCCAATGGGGGAATGGAATCGATACCAGTGTGAACGGCTTTCAAACGGGCAGAGCGCTCCTGATTCTCATGGGACTGACGGGTAATATCGATGTTCCCGGCGGCAATGTTATCTGGGTACCTCCATCGAAAATCAGGCCCAAATCGCCGCTGATTGATATGAGCGTCGCAGGAGTGCAGTTTATGCCTCCGGAAAAGAAAGCCCTTATTCTTACCAAAGGCAAATACCCCTTCGCTCCCAATTGTCATCCTCCCACATTCTGGAAATCAGTCATAACAGGAGATCCATACAGGGTCCGGGGGATCTGGATCGTGGGCTCTAATCCGCTTCTTACCGCAACCCAGGGGTTGACAATCGAAAAGGCTCTTCGAGACCACATGGAATACACGGTGGTGTCGGACCTGTTCATGACGCCCACAGCCCAGCTTGCCGACCTGGTCCTTCCTGCTGCACATTGGTTGGAGCAGGACGATGTCGTGTACATGCACAAGATCTGGTGCGTCTTATCACGCAAGAAGCTTGCACAGATAGGTGAAACACGAGACGACCGGGATGTGATCTTCGATGTAGCGCATAGGTTGGGACTTCACGAAGCGTTTCCATGGCCGGATCGACATACGTATCTCGACTGGCTTCTGGAAGAGACAGGCATGAGCTTCGATCAGTTCAAGGAAAAGAATATCCTCATGAGTGAGATGCGGTACAGGAAGTACGAGACTGACCGCTTTCACACCCCCTCCGGGAAGTTCGAATTCTATTCGAATGTGATGGAGCACGAAGGCAGGCCGCCCATGCCCGTTTACCTCGAACCACCTCTGTCCCCGCTATCGAGCCCTGAGCTCTCTGAGAAATATCCCTTCATTCTCATGAGCGGAACCAAGAAGCTGGAATTCTTCCATTCCGAAATGCATCAGATTCGATTATTACGCAAAATGCATCCCAATCCTATTGTTGAGATCCATCCCGCGGCTGCGGAACGCTGCGGTATTTCTGATGGGGATTGGGTATATGTGGAATCGCCTTACGGCCGTGCAAGACTGCAAGCCCGGTTTTCCGAGGGCATTGCAACAGACGTTGTCAATGCAGAGCATGCATGGTGGTATCCTGAAGCCTCGCCTCCGGATTACAGATGGAAAGAATCCTGTGCCAACCTGCTGTACGGAGATGATAGTTTCGATCCGGATACGGGAGCAGAGCCCCTCAAGAGCTATCTTTGCACGGTGTACAAAGATGGGCTTGAAAGGACTTGA
- a CDS encoding MAE_28990/MAE_18760 family HEPN-like nuclease yields MRSTLDAFWADIKELQLFVRSISGVYRTLAQHEDAMIRACLNIRRRLDYTAFIIALYTALEKFVDDLAWSYTELESSRNQYSDLCDKLRLKHLQQSAALLRRRRLGEGRYTGLSATDVVENLHACLSGKNPYKLNRHAVVHHDYNLRSQVVQDVFGSLGIENINKLASGVKTMIDWFCTSEGIESSSIQPISPKVVDLRLNDLVDRRNQIAHAGAGRDLSESLDTNEMQVRLDFLEAYARSLFDVIISAYLDRYYIRSGLAISIGHPLEGPFKGGSVVVVRKPPCRIFRGQPIIKVSGGRVDSWGQILEIQVSDVGVDSIEPDSDVTDAGLRADLKFTKGNELFVLENKDVIIWG; encoded by the coding sequence ATGCGGTCCACGTTAGATGCTTTTTGGGCTGATATTAAAGAGTTACAACTCTTTGTTAGATCTATTAGTGGAGTCTACCGAACTCTTGCTCAGCACGAAGATGCCATGATACGCGCATGTCTCAACATTCGTCGACGGCTCGATTACACAGCCTTTATAATCGCTCTATATACGGCGCTAGAGAAGTTTGTGGATGATCTTGCATGGTCATACACTGAACTTGAGTCGTCTCGGAACCAGTATTCTGACTTGTGCGACAAACTTCGCTTGAAGCATCTGCAGCAATCTGCTGCTCTTCTCAGACGACGTCGCCTGGGCGAAGGCAGATATACAGGTCTCTCGGCAACAGATGTTGTAGAGAATCTTCATGCTTGTCTCTCAGGAAAGAATCCATACAAATTGAATAGACACGCAGTTGTTCACCATGATTATAATTTGCGGAGCCAAGTGGTGCAGGACGTATTTGGTTCTCTCGGCATCGAGAATATTAATAAGCTTGCGTCTGGCGTCAAAACGATGATCGATTGGTTCTGTACCTCAGAGGGTATTGAGTCGTCTTCGATACAACCGATTTCACCAAAAGTCGTTGACCTGCGGCTGAACGATCTGGTGGATCGCAGAAATCAAATTGCGCATGCCGGTGCCGGTCGCGATCTGAGTGAATCACTTGACACTAATGAGATGCAAGTACGGTTGGATTTCCTCGAGGCTTATGCCCGCTCGCTATTTGATGTTATTATTAGCGCTTATCTTGACCGCTATTACATTAGGTCTGGCTTGGCCATCAGTATAGGTCATCCTCTAGAAGGTCCTTTCAAGGGGGGATCAGTTGTTGTTGTACGCAAGCCTCCTTGTAGGATTTTCCGAGGACAACCGATTATTAAGGTCTCAGGAGGTCGAGTAGATAGCTGGGGGCAGATACTGGAGATACAAGTTTCCGATGTTGGCGTAGACAGTATCGAGCCCGATTCTGATGTTACCGACGCCGGATTGCGCGCGGACCTTAAGTTCACAAAAGGTAATGAGCTGTTTGTACTTGAAAATAAAGATGTAATAATTTGGGGATAA